From a region of the Lactuca sativa cultivar Salinas chromosome 4, Lsat_Salinas_v11, whole genome shotgun sequence genome:
- the LOC111907945 gene encoding clavaminate synthase-like protein At3g21360 — MAEESLVQEVTGLLPQQNCEDGVLFPIVLSPNPKISKAVQLTEAIKANRAWLDSLLHQSGAVLFRGFHVSSASDFNDVVESSGYEDFSYGVGGAGSRTKVVGRVYTANEAPPDQNIPFHHEMSHAPLCPSKLFFFCEVEPGTGGETCIVLSHVIYNKMKQKHPKFVQEMEQKGLIYTRVLGEESDPSSPVGRSWKETFMTDNKIVAEERATKLGMKLEWIEGGVNVLIGPLPGFRYDELRQRKVWFNGVAGGFKDKLNDDPSKGVMFGDETPLPDDVASDCRKILEDECFTLQWRKSDVLLLDNMAVLHARRPLITLPRRVLASFCK, encoded by the exons ATGGCGGAAGAGAGCTTAGTTCAAGAAGTTACAGGGTTATTACCACAACAGAACTGCGAAGATGGAGTCCTCTTCCCGATTGTTCTCtcaccaaaccctaaaatttcgaAAGCTGTTCAGTTAACAGAAGCGATTAAAGCTAACAGAGCATGGTTAGACTCTCTACTCCATCAATCTGGTGCTGTTCTCTTCAGAGGCTTCCATGTCTCCTCGGCTTCTGACTTCAACGACGTCGTTGAGTCCTCCGGCTATGAAGATTTTAGCTACGGTGTTGGTGGCGCAGGATCCAGAACCAAAGTTGTTGGTCGCGTTTACACCGCTAATGAAGCTCCACCTGATCAAAACATTCCCTTTCATCACGAAATGTCTCAT GCTCCTTTATGTCCTTCCAAATTGTTCTTCTTCTGCGAAGTAGAACCAGGAACTGGAGGAGAAACTTGTATAGTTCTAAGTCATGTCATATACAACAAGATGAAGCAAAAACACCCAAAATTCGTTCAAGAAATGGAACAAAAAGGATTGATTTACACACGAGTTCTAGGAGAAGAATCCGATCCATCATCACCAGTTGGCCGAAGCTGGAAGGAAACATTCATGACAGACAACAAGATTGTTGCTGAAGAAAG GGCTACAAAGCTAGGAATGAAACTAGAATGGATAGAAGGTGGAGTGAACGTTCTGATTGGACCATTGCCTGGGTTCAGATATGATGAGTTAAGACAACGAAAAGTATGGTTTAATGGTGTTGCAGGAGGATTTAAAGATAAGTTGAATGATGATCCTTCAAAAGGAGTCATGTTTGGTGATGAAACACCATTGCCAGATGATGTTGCTAGTGACTGCAGGAAGATCTTAGAAGATGAGTGCTTTACTCTGCAATGGCGGAAGAGTGATGTTCTGTTGTTGGATAATATGGCAGTTCTGCATGCAAGGAGACCTTTGATCACACTACCTCGTCGTGTATTGGCTTCATTCTGTAAATAA